From Vallitalea longa, the proteins below share one genomic window:
- a CDS encoding [Fe-Fe] hydrogenase large subunit C-terminal domain-containing protein yields the protein MEEIFHSVRLDIDKCIGCTDCIKRCPTEAIRVRNGKAHIMDERCIDCGMCIRICRNHAKKAVTEPLDSINDYKFKVAIPAPTLYTQFRNVVDPNIILTALKRLGFDEVFEVARAAEIITEESKKILAKGKIPKPVISSACPAIVKLIQIRFPSLIPNILPIISPKEAMARYAKKYLVRKGIKKEDIGVFFISPCAAKVTNSKQPQVIDESYVDGVISLKEIYLKLVPVIKTIKEPEILQMSSNTGIGWAHTGGEGYASGIENHIAVDGIENVIKILEKVENGKLDDVNFIECLACVGGCLGGPLTVENCFVSSNRMDRIKKFNENNKDNYIKRNIPLFDEKIDLYWSKPLQTKQVMKLDDDVEKAIEKLEQLEEIYDMLPKIDCGSCGAPTCRALAEDIVCGKAHIEDCVFMLRQKVRDMAEQMVTLAQKMPPSISKENTNGGTKII from the coding sequence ATGGAGGAAATATTTCATTCTGTAAGATTGGATATTGATAAATGTATTGGTTGTACAGACTGTATAAAGCGTTGTCCTACAGAGGCCATAAGAGTTAGAAATGGTAAAGCTCATATTATGGATGAAAGATGTATCGATTGTGGTATGTGTATTAGAATCTGTAGAAACCATGCAAAAAAAGCTGTAACGGAGCCATTAGATAGTATTAATGACTATAAATTCAAGGTAGCTATCCCTGCCCCAACACTATACACACAATTTAGAAATGTAGTTGACCCAAATATTATCTTAACAGCTTTAAAAAGGCTGGGATTCGATGAAGTTTTTGAAGTTGCTAGAGCAGCAGAGATTATAACAGAAGAAAGTAAAAAAATATTGGCTAAAGGGAAAATCCCTAAGCCTGTTATATCTTCTGCATGTCCTGCAATTGTTAAGCTCATTCAAATAAGATTTCCATCTCTAATACCTAACATATTACCTATAATATCACCAAAAGAAGCAATGGCTAGATATGCTAAAAAATATTTAGTTAGAAAAGGCATTAAAAAAGAAGACATAGGTGTATTTTTTATTTCACCTTGTGCAGCGAAGGTAACTAACAGTAAACAGCCTCAAGTTATTGATGAATCCTATGTAGATGGAGTTATATCTTTAAAAGAGATTTATCTGAAACTTGTACCTGTCATAAAAACAATAAAAGAACCAGAAATACTTCAAATGAGCAGTAATACTGGTATTGGTTGGGCACATACTGGCGGTGAAGGATATGCATCAGGTATTGAAAATCATATAGCGGTAGATGGTATTGAAAATGTAATTAAGATATTAGAGAAAGTTGAAAACGGGAAGTTGGATGATGTTAATTTCATAGAATGCTTAGCGTGTGTAGGTGGGTGTCTTGGAGGACCTTTGACAGTTGAGAATTGCTTTGTTTCTAGTAATAGAATGGACAGAATTAAGAAATTCAATGAAAACAACAAAGATAATTATATTAAAAGAAACATCCCTTTGTTTGATGAAAAAATAGATCTTTATTGGTCTAAACCACTTCAAACCAAACAAGTTATGAAATTGGATGATGATGTTGAAAAAGCTATAGAAAAGCTTGAACAATTAGAAGAGATTTATGATATGCTGCCAAAAATCGATTGTGGTTCTTGTGGAGCTCCAACATGTAGGGCATTAGCGGAAGATATTGTCTGTGGTAAGGCTCATATTGAAGATTGTGTATTTATGCTAAGACAGAAAGTTAGAGATATGGCAGAACAAATGGTTACGCTTGCACAAAAAATGCCTCCATCAATTAGTAAGGAAAATACTAATGGTGGAACTAAAATTATATAA
- a CDS encoding ATP-binding protein, with protein MKIHYDVEGGEFISAGVASSKLKKTLKQLGISPNVIRKVSICMYEAEINMVIHADGGVIDVEITPENIEILIKDEGPGIEDLDLAMQVGYSTASSKAREMGFGAGMGLPNIKRHSDGMKIETKVGEGTKLELIFNIK; from the coding sequence ATGAAGATTCACTATGATGTTGAGGGTGGTGAGTTTATTTCAGCAGGAGTAGCTTCAAGTAAACTAAAGAAAACTCTAAAACAACTTGGTATATCTCCTAATGTTATTAGAAAAGTATCTATCTGTATGTATGAAGCAGAAATAAATATGGTCATTCATGCTGATGGAGGAGTTATCGATGTTGAAATAACCCCAGAAAACATAGAAATTCTTATTAAAGATGAAGGTCCAGGAATAGAAGATCTTGATTTGGCTATGCAAGTTGGCTATTCAACAGCATCCAGTAAAGCTAGGGAAATGGGATTTGGTGCTGGTATGGGGTTGCCTAACATAAAAAGACATAGTGATGGAATGAAGATTGAAACTAAGGTTGGAGAAGGGACAAAATTAGAATTGATTTTTAATATAAAATGA
- the hydF gene encoding [FeFe] hydrogenase H-cluster maturation GTPase HydF, which translates to MSLNKTPRGDRVHIALFGKRNAGKSSIINAITNQDIALVSSVKGTTTDPVYKAMEILPIGPVVIVDTAGLDDEGELGELRKKKTLEVLNKTDLAILIVDAETGITNFEKGILKNIKGKNIPIVGIINKIDTAPLATEELSKMEKDLSLKLIPVSAIKKEGIEEVKNEIIKKLPDEDSKHKLVGDIIEPGDFVVLVVPIDSAAPKGRLILPQQQVIRDILDNDAISIVTKEYTLKDTLKNIGKKPKIVITDSQVFQKVSEDTPEDIMLTSFSILFARYKGDLIKLIEGAKKLETLKDGDKVLIAEGCTHHRQSDDIGTVKIPKWIKEYTGKNIKFEFSSGFKYPSNLADYSLIVHCGGCMLNRREMQHRIKVASDNNIPIVNYGVIIAYVKGILKRVTEPFPLANERL; encoded by the coding sequence ATGAGTTTAAACAAGACACCAAGAGGTGATAGGGTTCATATAGCTCTATTCGGCAAGAGAAATGCAGGCAAATCCAGTATTATCAATGCTATAACCAATCAAGATATTGCCTTAGTATCATCTGTAAAGGGAACTACTACAGATCCAGTATATAAAGCTATGGAAATACTACCAATAGGTCCAGTTGTAATTGTTGATACAGCTGGGCTAGATGATGAGGGAGAATTAGGAGAACTAAGAAAGAAAAAAACACTAGAAGTTCTTAATAAAACAGATTTAGCCATATTAATAGTGGATGCTGAAACAGGTATCACTAATTTTGAAAAAGGAATTTTAAAGAACATCAAGGGAAAAAATATTCCCATAGTAGGTATTATTAATAAAATAGATACAGCTCCATTAGCTACAGAAGAATTGTCGAAGATGGAGAAAGATTTATCGCTAAAACTTATTCCGGTTTCTGCAATCAAAAAAGAGGGAATTGAAGAAGTTAAGAATGAAATAATCAAAAAATTACCTGATGAAGATAGTAAACATAAGTTGGTTGGGGATATCATCGAGCCAGGTGACTTTGTAGTATTAGTAGTTCCTATTGATAGTGCTGCACCAAAGGGAAGATTGATATTACCTCAGCAGCAGGTAATAAGAGACATATTGGATAATGATGCTATTTCTATTGTAACGAAAGAATATACTTTAAAAGATACGCTTAAGAACATAGGAAAAAAACCTAAGATTGTTATAACTGATTCACAAGTGTTTCAAAAAGTTTCTGAAGATACGCCTGAGGATATAATGTTAACATCCTTCTCTATATTATTTGCAAGATATAAGGGTGATTTGATAAAGCTTATAGAAGGAGCTAAGAAATTAGAAACATTAAAAGATGGTGATAAAGTATTAATTGCAGAAGGTTGTACTCACCATAGACAATCAGATGATATAGGTACAGTTAAAATCCCAAAATGGATAAAAGAATATACAGGTAAAAATATTAAATTTGAATTCTCCAGTGGGTTCAAATATCCTAGTAATCTAGCTGATTATTCTCTGATAGTTCATTGCGGAGGGTGTATGCTAAACAGACGAGAAATGCAGCATAGAATAAAAGTGGCATCTGATAATAATATTCCTATAGTTAATTATGGAGTTATAATAGCTTATGTTAAGGGTATATTAAAAAGGGTAACTGAGCCCTTTCCTTTAGCGAATGAAAGACTATGA
- a CDS encoding 2-hydroxyacyl-CoA dehydratase, whose protein sequence is MNDILNVGLDVGSTTVKIIVLNEQGEILYSKYKRHFSDIRLTVGKLIKRAYSHFNDSDITIMVTGSGGLAVSNWIDIPFIQEVVACTKAIKLKIPETDVAIELGGEDAKITYFEGDTIEQRMNGTCAGGTGAFIDQMSSLLETDAMGLNELAKKHKVIYPIAARCGVFAKTDIQPLLNEGAAKEDIAASVFQAVVNQTISGLACGKPIRGNIAFLGGPLYFLSELRQRFIETLNLTSRQAIIPPHSQLFVALGAAIESKKQESVSFKSILNRMENLKDIGSNEVARLQSLFSSDKELDEFMQRHSKDVVERKELSTYEGKCYLGIDAGSTTTKVALIDEDERLLYSYYGSNQGKPLKQSVEILKTIYSILPSKVVIANSTVTGYGESLIKEALKVDIGEIETIAHYKAADTFLPGVDFILDIGGQDMKCLRIKNGVIDDILLNEACSSGCGSFLETFAKSLNMDIETFAKAALESKSPVDLGSRCTVFMNSRVKQAQKEGATINDISAGLSYSVIKNALQKVIKIRDPKEMGKKIIVQGGTFYNDSVLRAFEIISEREVIRPNIAGIMGAYGAAIIAKERDNGKESTLLPAEQIDSFTFETDMKRCPLCNNHCLLTINKFPGGREYISGNRCERGAGGEKKNKDIPNLYDYKYKRLFNYKPLSEDKATRGTIGIPRVLNLYENYPYWFTFFTRLGYRVVLSPRSNKKLYEEGIETIPSESACYPAKIVHGHIMNLIKKGIKTIFYPCIPFEEKEIEGADNHFNCPIVTSYPETIKHNVEDIDNYNIKFLNPFLAMDEEQRLAERLAQELETVGISKEEVYEAAHLAWEEKNKTKNDIRKKGEEVIKYLDETGKRGIVLAGRPYHIDPEINHGLTNIITDLGMAILTEDSIAHLGNVRRPLRVLDQWAYHSRLYAAAEYVGQKKNLELVQLTSFGCGVDAVTADQVHDILSEYGKIYTLIKIDEGNNLGAIRIRMRSLKAALDERDKCGIKPVKKEINHNRAVFTKDNKKNHTILAPQMSPMHFDFFEVGLKKMGYNVVILPNVDPGAVEEGLKHVNNDACYPSILVVGQIIKAIKSGKYDLNNTSIFITQTGGGCRASNYIGFIRKALDDLNIHNVPVVSINTLGLETNPGFKFTLPLVHRALIATIYGDVLMRVLYATRPYEKVKGSANKLYEKWKKKGLINVENGKINEFKRNMKGIVKEFDELEIRDILKPKVGVVGEILIKYHPIGNNNLVKTLEKEGAEASVPDLIDFFLYCAYNNKFKYEKLNGTKKAWTYSKIAIKLIEKYRKTAKNALENSKRFRAPSAIDEKAKYAQELISLGNQTGEGWFLTGEMVELVKEGVENIVCVQPFACLPNHVVGKSMIKPIRKKYKMANIVAIDYDPGASEVNQLNRIKLMLSVAKSNLEEKQVTASKRYQQNDNDDKKKEDKELLAL, encoded by the coding sequence ATGAATGACATATTGAATGTTGGATTGGACGTAGGTTCAACTACGGTAAAAATAATAGTTTTAAATGAACAAGGAGAAATTTTATACAGTAAATATAAAAGGCATTTTTCTGATATAAGATTAACTGTAGGTAAGTTAATCAAAAGAGCATATTCACATTTTAATGATTCTGATATTACTATAATGGTTACAGGTTCAGGAGGATTAGCTGTATCTAATTGGATAGATATACCCTTTATTCAGGAAGTAGTTGCTTGTACAAAAGCGATTAAATTAAAAATACCTGAGACCGATGTTGCTATAGAATTAGGCGGTGAAGATGCTAAGATAACATATTTTGAAGGTGATACAATAGAACAAAGGATGAATGGAACCTGTGCTGGTGGAACAGGAGCATTCATTGATCAGATGAGTTCATTATTAGAAACAGATGCAATGGGTCTTAACGAACTTGCTAAAAAACATAAGGTAATATATCCCATTGCTGCAAGATGTGGTGTTTTTGCAAAAACAGATATTCAGCCTTTACTTAATGAAGGTGCTGCAAAAGAAGATATAGCTGCATCAGTTTTTCAAGCAGTAGTTAACCAAACAATTAGCGGATTGGCTTGTGGTAAACCAATAAGAGGAAATATCGCATTTCTAGGTGGTCCACTTTACTTTTTATCAGAACTTAGACAAAGGTTTATTGAAACACTTAATTTAACAAGTAGGCAAGCTATAATACCACCTCATTCCCAGCTATTTGTTGCATTAGGTGCTGCGATAGAATCAAAAAAGCAAGAGTCCGTATCATTTAAATCAATATTGAATAGAATGGAAAATCTAAAAGATATTGGAAGTAATGAAGTAGCGAGATTACAGTCATTATTTAGTAGTGATAAAGAATTAGATGAATTTATGCAAAGACATAGTAAAGATGTAGTTGAAAGAAAAGAATTATCAACATATGAAGGTAAATGCTATCTTGGTATAGATGCAGGTTCGACTACTACAAAGGTTGCTTTAATAGATGAAGATGAAAGATTATTATATTCCTATTACGGAAGTAATCAAGGAAAACCACTAAAACAAAGTGTAGAAATTTTAAAAACAATCTACTCTATTTTACCTTCAAAAGTTGTAATAGCTAATTCAACTGTTACAGGTTATGGAGAATCTTTGATAAAAGAGGCATTGAAAGTCGATATTGGTGAAATAGAGACTATCGCTCATTATAAAGCTGCAGATACATTTCTACCTGGTGTAGATTTTATATTGGATATCGGTGGACAAGATATGAAATGTCTACGTATTAAAAATGGAGTAATAGATGATATTTTATTGAATGAAGCATGTTCTTCCGGATGCGGTTCATTCTTGGAAACATTTGCAAAATCGTTAAACATGGACATTGAAACATTTGCAAAAGCGGCACTTGAATCAAAAAGTCCTGTTGATTTAGGTTCCAGATGTACGGTTTTTATGAATTCAAGAGTAAAACAAGCCCAAAAAGAGGGCGCAACCATTAATGATATATCTGCTGGATTATCTTATTCAGTAATTAAAAATGCTTTGCAGAAAGTAATAAAAATCAGAGATCCAAAAGAAATGGGTAAAAAGATAATTGTTCAGGGTGGTACTTTCTATAATGATTCAGTACTTAGAGCTTTTGAAATTATATCAGAAAGAGAAGTCATAAGACCTAATATTGCTGGAATAATGGGTGCTTATGGTGCCGCTATAATAGCTAAGGAAAGAGATAATGGAAAAGAAAGTACTTTGTTACCAGCTGAACAGATAGATTCATTTACATTTGAGACAGATATGAAGAGATGCCCTCTATGTAATAATCATTGCTTACTTACAATAAATAAATTTCCTGGTGGAAGAGAATACATATCTGGTAATAGATGTGAAAGAGGTGCAGGTGGGGAAAAGAAAAATAAAGATATTCCTAATTTATACGATTATAAATATAAGAGATTATTTAATTATAAACCACTTAGTGAAGATAAAGCTACAAGAGGTACGATAGGTATTCCACGTGTACTTAATCTATATGAAAACTATCCATATTGGTTTACATTTTTCACAAGATTAGGTTATAGAGTAGTTTTATCACCAAGGTCAAATAAGAAATTATATGAAGAAGGCATAGAAACCATACCTTCAGAATCAGCGTGTTATCCAGCTAAGATTGTACATGGTCATATAATGAATCTTATCAAAAAAGGTATAAAAACAATATTCTATCCTTGTATACCATTTGAAGAAAAAGAGATAGAAGGAGCGGATAATCATTTTAACTGTCCTATTGTTACATCATATCCAGAAACAATAAAACATAATGTTGAGGATATAGATAATTATAATATAAAATTCTTGAATCCATTTTTAGCAATGGATGAAGAACAACGTTTAGCAGAGAGATTAGCCCAAGAGCTAGAAACGGTTGGTATAAGCAAAGAAGAAGTTTACGAGGCGGCTCATCTTGCTTGGGAAGAAAAGAATAAAACTAAGAATGATATCAGAAAAAAAGGCGAAGAAGTCATTAAGTATTTAGATGAAACCGGCAAAAGAGGGATTGTTTTAGCTGGAAGACCTTACCATATAGATCCAGAAATCAATCATGGACTAACGAATATAATAACAGATTTAGGCATGGCCATATTAACTGAAGACTCTATTGCACACCTTGGTAATGTTAGAAGACCTCTTAGAGTGTTAGACCAATGGGCTTATCATTCAAGATTATATGCAGCAGCTGAGTATGTTGGTCAGAAGAAAAATCTTGAACTTGTACAACTAACTTCTTTTGGTTGTGGTGTTGATGCTGTTACAGCAGATCAAGTTCACGATATATTAAGTGAATACGGTAAAATATACACTTTGATTAAAATAGATGAAGGTAATAACCTAGGAGCAATCAGAATAAGGATGCGTTCCCTAAAAGCAGCTCTTGATGAAAGAGATAAATGCGGTATAAAACCAGTTAAGAAAGAAATTAATCATAATAGAGCTGTATTTACAAAAGATAACAAGAAAAATCATACAATATTAGCACCCCAAATGTCACCGATGCATTTTGATTTTTTTGAAGTCGGACTTAAAAAAATGGGATATAATGTTGTGATTCTTCCTAATGTAGATCCGGGTGCAGTAGAGGAAGGATTGAAACATGTTAATAATGATGCGTGTTATCCGTCTATACTTGTTGTAGGTCAGATTATTAAAGCTATTAAATCAGGAAAATATGATCTGAATAATACTTCTATATTTATTACTCAAACTGGCGGTGGATGTAGAGCATCCAATTATATAGGGTTCATAAGAAAAGCTTTGGATGACTTGAATATTCATAATGTTCCAGTTGTGTCTATTAATACCTTAGGACTTGAAACTAACCCAGGGTTTAAGTTTACATTACCATTAGTACACAGAGCACTTATAGCTACTATATATGGTGATGTATTAATGAGAGTGTTATATGCAACAAGACCTTATGAAAAGGTTAAAGGTTCAGCGAATAAATTATATGAGAAATGGAAGAAAAAAGGACTCATAAATGTTGAGAACGGAAAAATAAATGAATTCAAGAGAAATATGAAAGGCATAGTAAAAGAATTTGATGAATTAGAAATTAGGGATATATTAAAACCAAAAGTCGGAGTTGTAGGAGAGATACTTATCAAATATCATCCTATAGGAAACAATAATCTAGTAAAAACATTGGAAAAGGAAGGTGCCGAAGCTAGTGTACCTGATTTAATAGATTTCTTTTTGTATTGTGCATATAATAATAAATTCAAATATGAAAAATTAAATGGAACAAAAAAAGCCTGGACTTATAGCAAAATAGCAATCAAGTTAATAGAGAAATATAGAAAAACTGCTAAAAATGCCTTAGAAAACAGTAAGCGTTTTAGAGCTCCTTCTGCAATTGATGAAAAAGCCAAATATGCACAAGAACTTATATCTCTTGGTAATCAGACAGGAGAAGGTTGGTTCTTGACAGGTGAAATGGTAGAATTAGTAAAAGAAGGTGTTGAGAACATAGTTTGTGTTCAACCTTTTGCATGTTTACCTAATCATGTAGTTGGAAAATCAATGATTAAACCTATTAGGAAAAAATATAAAATGGCTAATATTGTAGCTATAGATTATGATCCAGGAGCTAGTGAAGTGAATCAATTGAATAGAATAAAATTAATGCTATCAGTTGCTAAGAGTAATTTAGAAGAAAAACAAGTTACAGCTTCAAAACGATACCAACAAAATGATAATGATGATAAGAAGAAAGAAGATAAAGAATTACTTGCTCTATAA
- the hisF gene encoding imidazole glycerol phosphate synthase subunit HisF — protein MLSKRIIPCLDVDQGRVVKGVNFVNLIDAGDPVEIAKMYNESLADEIVFLDITATHEGRDTIVDVVRKTAQQIFIPLTVGGGIKTIDDFRKILRAGADKVAVNSSAIRRPDLINEAASKFGNQCVVVAIDAKKSKERNGYDVYINGGRINTNIDAYEWAEEVCKRGAGEILLTSMDKDGTKSGYDIELTKHISERVNIPVIASGGAGNKEHFEEVLTYGKADAALAASLFHFKEIEIIKLKQFLSKNEIPVRL, from the coding sequence ATGTTATCAAAAAGAATTATACCTTGTTTAGATGTAGATCAGGGAAGAGTTGTAAAAGGAGTTAATTTTGTTAACTTGATAGATGCAGGAGACCCTGTTGAGATAGCTAAGATGTATAATGAAAGTTTAGCAGATGAAATTGTTTTCCTTGATATAACGGCAACTCATGAAGGAAGAGATACTATAGTTGATGTTGTAAGAAAAACCGCCCAACAGATTTTTATACCTCTTACAGTAGGGGGAGGTATCAAGACTATTGACGATTTCAGGAAAATACTTAGAGCAGGAGCAGATAAAGTTGCTGTAAATTCAAGTGCAATTAGAAGACCTGATCTTATTAATGAGGCAGCCAGTAAATTTGGTAATCAATGTGTTGTAGTTGCTATAGATGCTAAGAAAAGTAAAGAACGAAATGGTTATGATGTTTATATTAACGGTGGCCGAATTAATACTAATATAGATGCATATGAATGGGCAGAAGAAGTATGTAAGCGTGGAGCAGGAGAAATTTTACTTACAAGCATGGATAAAGATGGAACCAAATCAGGCTATGATATAGAACTTACTAAACATATTAGTGAACGAGTCAATATACCTGTTATTGCATCAGGTGGTGCTGGAAATAAGGAACACTTCGAAGAAGTACTTACTTATGGAAAAGCAGATGCAGCTCTGGCAGCTTCTTTGTTTCATTTTAAGGAAATTGAGATTATCAAGCTAAAACAATTTTTAAGTAAAAACGAAATACCTGTTAGGTTATAA
- the hisA gene encoding 1-(5-phosphoribosyl)-5-[(5-phosphoribosylamino)methylideneamino]imidazole-4-carboxamide isomerase — translation MRIYPAIDIKNGKCVRLRQGKFNEQTVYSNSPYQVAKKWAENGASYIHVVDLDGALDGNWTNKDTIKKIVDSVNIPVQTGGGIRSIRDIEDRLNVGISRVIIGTLAVKNPRFVKDAIDKFGSNRIVVGIDAKDGMVAINGWEELSVISALELCKKMKSYGVKTIVYTDITKDGMLIGPNIDYTKHLIDETGLDIIASGGVSSIKDLREVKNINAEGAIIGKALYTNAVDLKEAIKLIED, via the coding sequence ATGAGAATTTATCCAGCGATTGATATAAAAAATGGTAAATGTGTTAGGTTAAGACAAGGTAAATTTAATGAGCAGACAGTTTATTCTAATTCTCCTTATCAAGTAGCTAAAAAGTGGGCTGAGAATGGAGCTTCCTATATACATGTAGTTGATCTTGATGGAGCATTGGATGGAAATTGGACCAATAAAGATACAATAAAGAAAATAGTAGATTCTGTTAATATTCCTGTACAGACTGGTGGAGGAATAAGGTCCATAAGAGATATTGAAGATAGACTAAATGTTGGTATTTCTCGCGTAATAATTGGGACATTAGCAGTGAAAAACCCCAGGTTCGTCAAAGATGCTATAGATAAATTCGGCAGTAATAGAATCGTTGTCGGTATAGATGCAAAAGATGGTATGGTAGCTATAAATGGATGGGAAGAACTTAGTGTGATATCTGCATTGGAATTGTGTAAAAAAATGAAAAGCTATGGAGTGAAAACTATTGTTTATACGGACATAACAAAAGATGGAATGCTTATTGGACCAAATATTGATTATACAAAACATCTGATTGACGAAACTGGTTTAGATATTATTGCTTCTGGTGGAGTATCATCAATAAAAGACCTAAGGGAAGTAAAGAACATTAATGCTGAGGGAGCTATAATAGGAAAAGCACTTTATACTAATGCGGTTGATTTAAAAGAAGCAATTAAATTGATAGAGGATTAA
- the hisH gene encoding imidazole glycerol phosphate synthase subunit HisH → MKIGIIDYGMGNLGSISNALSYIGVEYIISSDVRELAKADKLILPGVGAFKDAIDLIREKKIDSFIDDSVRSKVPLLGICLGMQLLFDSSSEYGYHQGLSILHGDIVRFDTDLKIPHMGWNKLNIIKKDPLFKGLGSNIYVYFVHSYHLKTSEDIVSATTNYGSDIQVAAQKDNVFTLQFHPEKSGAVGLQILQNFISL, encoded by the coding sequence ATGAAGATTGGCATTATTGATTATGGAATGGGTAATTTAGGAAGTATATCTAATGCACTTTCATATATTGGTGTAGAATATATTATATCTTCTGATGTTAGAGAATTGGCAAAAGCAGATAAGCTTATATTACCTGGTGTGGGTGCTTTTAAAGATGCTATTGATCTTATAAGAGAAAAAAAGATTGATTCATTTATTGATGATAGTGTTAGAAGTAAAGTACCATTACTTGGAATTTGTTTAGGAATGCAGCTTTTATTTGATTCATCTAGTGAGTATGGGTATCATCAAGGTCTTTCTATATTACATGGAGATATTGTGAGATTTGATACTGATTTAAAAATACCTCATATGGGATGGAATAAATTGAATATTATTAAAAAAGATCCGTTATTTAAAGGACTTGGTTCTAATATATATGTGTATTTCGTTCATTCATATCATCTTAAGACATCAGAAGATATAGTTAGTGCAACTACTAATTACGGAAGTGATATTCAAGTAGCAGCTCAAAAAGATAATGTTTTTACTTTACAGTTTCATCCAGAAAAAAGTGGAGCTGTAGGACTACAGATATTACAAAATTTTATTTCACTATAG
- the hisB gene encoding imidazoleglycerol-phosphate dehydratase HisB → MDRISKINRKTNETDINMTLNVDGSGNYDINTGIGFFNHMMTHIAKHGLFDIDVTCIGDLEVDCHHTIEDIGIVLGKCIKEAVGEKIGIKRYGSAIIPMDETLILCALDLSGRSYLNYDVKLTTDKIGTMDTEMVEEFFRAVACNAEMNLHIKLLDGKNNHHIVEGIFKAFGNALDQATLIDPRIKGTLSTKGSI, encoded by the coding sequence ATGGATAGAATAAGTAAGATCAATAGAAAAACTAATGAGACTGATATTAATATGACATTGAATGTTGATGGAAGTGGGAATTACGATATTAATACAGGAATTGGTTTTTTTAATCATATGATGACTCATATAGCTAAACATGGATTATTTGATATTGATGTTACCTGTATAGGTGATCTAGAAGTTGATTGCCATCATACTATAGAGGATATTGGTATTGTACTTGGTAAGTGTATCAAAGAAGCAGTAGGAGAGAAAATAGGGATAAAAAGATATGGTTCTGCAATTATTCCCATGGACGAAACATTAATATTATGTGCACTTGATTTATCAGGTAGGTCGTATTTGAATTATGACGTCAAACTAACTACTGATAAAATAGGAACTATGGACACTGAAATGGTAGAAGAATTTTTTAGAGCTGTAGCTTGTAATGCTGAGATGAATTTACATATTAAGCTGTTAGATGGTAAAAATAATCATCATATAGTAGAAGGTATATTTAAAGCATTTGGAAATGCACTTGATCAGGCAACATTGATAGATCCGAGAATAAAAGGGACACTTTCTACTAAAGGAAGCATTTAG